One segment of Belonocnema kinseyi isolate 2016_QV_RU_SX_M_011 chromosome 7, B_treatae_v1, whole genome shotgun sequence DNA contains the following:
- the LOC117176647 gene encoding uncharacterized protein LOC117176647: MRVRLATQIIKESLEWLNEWENNQLKSLIHADGFLTKETAHGLRLTLTSTMDLCHYLIDKYNFKYLLTGKVNQDNLEKFFGTVRQAAGSNEHPTCPTFLQLYRLLSVYSALKPPAHGNCTVTEEKFKFVIIVADIKILYKKTEFSVNDM; this comes from the exons ATGCGTGTTCGCCTTGCAACTCAG ATTATAAAAGAGTCACTAGAGTGGCTTAATGAATGggaaaataatcaattgaaaagcCTTATTCACGCGGATGGATTTCTGACCAAAGAAACAGCACATGGATTGAGGTTAACTCTTACTTCTACGATGGATTTATGTCATTACCTAATTGACAAGTACAATTTCAAGTATTTACTAACTGGAAAAGTCAATCAAGACAATTTAGAG AAATTCTTTGGTACGGTTCGACAAGCAGCTGGAAGCAATGAGCACCCCACCTGTCCTACTTTTCTTCAGCTATATAGATTGCTCTCTGTATATAGTGCATTAAAACCACCTGCTCACGGAAATTGCACCGTtactgaagaaaaatttaaattcgtaaTAATCGTTGCTGacattaaaatcctttacaaGAAAACTGAGTTTAGTGTCAATGACATGTGA